From the genome of Planctomycetota bacterium:
CATCGCCACCATGGGCGTGATCGTCGGCTTCATCGTGCTGTCGATCTTCCTGCCGATCATCAAGATTCAGCAGCAGCTTTCGAAGTGATGCCCGGCGTCTCGGCCCGTCCGGCGGGGGCTTCCGAGCCCCGTGCCCCCGCCGCCGCCCGGGTCCCCGAGGCGCTCCCGCCGGGGAGCCCCCGGGGCCCGGCCGAGCGGCGGCTCGAGGCCCGCCTCAAGGGGCTCATGCTGGGACGGCTCGCCATCGCGGTCGTCTCCCTGGCCGTCGTCCTCGTCGTGCGCCCCCTGGATACCGGGTATCCGCCGTACCACGTCCTTCTGGGAGCCTGCCTTCTCAACCTCGTCTACCTCATCGCCGCCCGCGCCGGCGTTCCCCTCCGGCCCCTGGCGATCGCCCAGATTTTCCTGGACGTCGTCTGCGTGGGCGTGCTCGTCTACCTCACGGGCCTGGACCGCTTCTTTTCCTACCTCTACATTCTCGTCATCGTCGCCGCCGCCATCGTTCTCGGGCCGCGCCTGGCGATCGGCATGGCCTCCCTGGCCACCGTGGTCCTGGCGGCCGTGTCCACCCTCTATTTCCTCGTGGGCGAGGGGCTTCCCTTCGTGGACCCCGGCGCCGTCCACGGCCATACGACCAGCCTCAACTTCCTCTTCCCGTTTCTCTTCCTCTTCGGCCTCTCCCTCCATCTGGCCGCCCTCCTGGTGGGACAGCTCACCGCGGAGGCCAGCCGCGCCCGCATCCTGGCCGACGAAATCGTCCGCACCATGGCCGGCGGCGTCGTCGCCGCCGACCGCTTCGGCGCCGTCCAGTTCGTCAATCCCCAGGCCGCCCGCATGCTCGGCCTGCGCGATCCCGAGGCCGCGCGCGGGCGCCAGATCGAGGAGGCCCTCCCGCGCCCCCTGGCGGAGCTCCTCCGCCGCTCGCTTCAGACCCGCGAACGCGTCGCCGACGAGTGCCGCGTCAACGGACTGCTCCTCGGCGTCGCCGTCTCCGGCCTCTCCGAGGGCGAGACGGGTCCCCCCCGCGGCGTCGTGGCCATCCTCAACGACCTGTCCCTGCGCACTCAGATCGAGGAGATGACCCGCCGCGCCGAACGCTTTCGCGCGCTCCTCGAAATGAGCGCCGGCATGGCTCACGAGATCCGCAACCCTCTGGCCTCCATCCGCGGCGCGGCTCAGGAACTCGAATCCAGCCAGCTCCCGCGGGAGGAAGACCGCCAGCTGC
Proteins encoded in this window:
- a CDS encoding ATP-binding protein codes for the protein MPGVSARPAGASEPRAPAAARVPEALPPGSPRGPAERRLEARLKGLMLGRLAIAVVSLAVVLVVRPLDTGYPPYHVLLGACLLNLVYLIAARAGVPLRPLAIAQIFLDVVCVGVLVYLTGLDRFFSYLYILVIVAAAIVLGPRLAIGMASLATVVLAAVSTLYFLVGEGLPFVDPGAVHGHTTSLNFLFPFLFLFGLSLHLAALLVGQLTAEASRARILADEIVRTMAGGVVAADRFGAVQFVNPQAARMLGLRDPEAARGRQIEEALPRPLAELLRRSLQTRERVADECRVNGLLLGVAVSGLSEGETGPPRGVVAILNDLSLRTQIEEMTRRAERFRALLEMSAGMAHEIRNPLASIRGAAQELESSQLPREEDRQLLQVVVRESDRLDEIIGEFLDYASDRPLEMVLFNLADVLRETVLLLEARGPRNIEIEADIPRTVLVRGAPDKLKQVFLNLGLNALDACQENLRVSHIRLRCAGARGPAPERRQGFAVEVSDDGCGIPRENITRVFDPFFTTKPRGVGMGLAIARKIIQAHGGEITIESQPGKGTTVRVWLPA